CCATATTTGGTGGCCCAGCGGAAGCCGAGGTCCTTCATGTCGTCCAGCAGCTTGATCGTCCCGCCGAGCCCGCACCGCTTGTGGCAGAGCACGATGCACTCGGAGATGTTCTTCTTGTTTAGGGAATAGTCAAGCATCGCGTCGGAGTGCTTGAGCGGGTACGGCAGCACGTCGTTGAAGTAGAGCCGTCCCGGTGTGGTGACCGCGATAATGTCCTCAAATTCTTGAGGCAGCGGCTGAAGCTCTTTTCGCTCCTCGCCCTCTTCGTCCTCGATCGTCGCGTAGCGATACTCGACGCCCGTAACCGGGTCGCGATAGTCCACCTCGCCGTCGGGCGAGAAGACGGGCCGCCGGATGCGAACCTTGACCGGATCGTTGAGGCCGATGCGCTCCTCGACGTTCGGCGTTTCGATGTGGAACGCCACTTCGATCGGGTCGCGATAGGCGCGGTTGCCGGGGTTGTTCTCCGGGTCCTTCGCGTGCGCCTCTTCGCGAGCCATGAACTTCTCCATCGACTCGGTGTTGAGGTACGTGAGCGCAAACGCGCCGAGCACGATGTCCTGAATCGGCGAGAGGATCGGGCGGCCGTCTGCCGGCGAGAAGAGGTTCTGCGTACTGAGCATCAGCACGCGGGCCTCCGACTGCGCTTGAAGCGACAACGGCACGTGAACGGCCATCTGGTCGCCATCGAAGTCCGCGTTGTACGCGTGGCAGACCAGCGGGTGAATCTGGATCGCTTTGCCGTCCACGAGGATCGGCTCGAACGCCTGGATACCCAACCGGTGCAGCGTGGGCGCGCGGTTCAGAAGAACCGGATGCTCCTTGATGACCTCTTCCAGGCCGTCCCAAACCGCCGGGTGCATGCGGTCGATCATGCGCTTGGCCGTCTTGATGTTCTGCGTGATCTTCTTTTCGACCAGCGTCTTCATCACGAACGGCTTGAACAGCTCGAGCGCCATCTCCTTGGGCAGGCCGCACTGGTGCAGCTTGAGGTGCGGGCCGACCACGATGACCGAACGGCCGGAGTAGTCCACGCGCTTTCCGAGCAGGTTCTTTCGGAAACGGCCCTCCTTACCCTTCAGCATGTCGCTGAGCGACTTGAGTGGGCGAGAATTCGAACCCACCACCGGGCGAGCTCGGCGTCCGTTGTCCACCAGGGCGTCCACGGCTTCCTGCAGGAGGCGCTTTTCGTGGTTGATGATGGATTCCGGCGCGTGGATCTCCATGATCTTCTTCAGCCGGTTGTTGCGGTTGATGATGCGGCGGTAGAGATCGTTCAGGTCGGAGGTCGCAAAGCGGCCGCCGTCGAGCTGCACCATGGGCCGCAGCTCGGGGCTGATGACCGGGACAACGTCCAGGATCATCCACTCGGGGCGGCTCTTGGAGTTGATGAGCGCCTCGACCACTTCCAAGCGCTTGATCGCGCGGGCGCGGCGCTGGCTGGTGGTGACGATGATTTCCTGGCGCAAGCTGCGGGCCATCGTGTCGAGGTCCACTCGGCCGAGAAGCTCCTTCACGGCTTCGGCGCCGATGTTGGCGCGAAGCATCGAACGAAGGTCCACGTTTAGCCGGTGACCCACCGCGTCCAGCATCTTGCTGACGGCGCGATACTTGTCCTCGTCGATGAGCTGGTTCTGTTCGAGCTTGCCGAGGATGTCCACGGCCAGATCAAGGTCCTTCAGCCGGTCGTCGGCGTCGCGGTATTCGGCGCGGATGCGGTCGTTGATGGCCTTGGAGCGTTCGCGGACCGACTGGTCGTCGTATTCGTCCTGGTTGCCGTCGAGCTCATCGGAGAAGCGGTCGAAGCTCTCCTCTTCCAGCTCGCGCATCTGGCCCATGATGTTGGCCTTCTCGTGCTCGACGCACTCGCGGATGCTGGGCAGAAGCTCGGCGATCTTGTCGGCTTCGATGTCAATGATGATGAAGCTGGCAAAGTAGATGACCTTTTCGAGCAGCCTGGGCGAGATGTCCAGGATCAGCGCGAGGGGCGAGGGCACGCCCTTCAGGTACCAGATGTGGCAGACCGGCGCGGCGAGCTCGATGATGCCCATGCGCTCGCGGCGGACGCGGCTCTTGGTGACCTCGACGCCGCAGCGCTCGCAGATGATGCCGGCGTATTTGACCTTCTTGTACCGGCCGCAGGAGCACTCGTAGTCCTTGACGGGCCCGAAGATGCGCTCGCAAAAAAGGCCGTCGCGCTCGGGCTTGAAGGTCCGGTAGTTGATGGTCTCCGGCTTCTTGACCTCGTGGTGGACGCCGTTGCGGAGCGACCAGCCGCGGATGTCCACGGGCGAGGCCATACCGATGCGGATTTTGTCAAATTGGCTAACGTCTGCCATGCGCGCTTACTTTCTCCTAAACCTTCGCGAAACAGTTGACTCGGAATCTCCGGCACAGCCCTGTGCCGGAGTCAAACTCAGTTGAAGAACCCGACACTGCGGGCGAGGCGGACGTCTTCCCCGCTGCCCAGCTCATCCAGATCCTTGAGCGGTAGCTCCTTGTTCGCCTTGTCCTCGACCGTGACCTTGAGGCACAACGACCGAAGCTCGTTCACCAGAATCTTGAAGGACTCCGGAATGCCGGGCTCCTGGATGCTTTCGCCCTTGACGATGCTCTCGTAAGCCTTCACGCGGCCCATCACGTCGTCCGACTTGATGGTCAGAAGCTCCTGGAGCGTGTACGCAGCGCCATAAGCCTCCAGCGCCCACACCTCCATTTCTCCGAAGCGCTGGCCGCCGAACTGCGCCTTTCCACCGAGCGGCTGCTGGGTGACGAGCGAGTATGGGCCGATGCTCCTGGCGTGGATCTTCTCTTCCGCAAGGTGCTCCAGCTTGAGCATATAGATGATGCCCACCGTAATCGGGTTCGGCATCACGTCTCCCGTCATTCCGTCGCGAAGCAGCGACTTACAGGAGGCGGGGTCGATGCCGGCGCGCCGGAACGCGTTGTGCTCGATCCTGTCGCGGATCGTGGCATACACTTCCTTGCCCGCCTTGTGCGGCTTGCCCGGAGCCTTGGGCGCGGGGGCCTCTTCACCTTCCTCGCCGATGAACTCGGCATCCTCGGAGACGAACTCCTCGGGGTCCACGGCAAGCAGTTCTTCGACGCTCTTGACCGCAGGACCGGACAGGATGCGCGAGACGCGCTCCAAGCCTTCTTCGTCAAGCGTGTGGAGCTGAGCCTGAATCCGCTCGAACATCGTGTCGATGGCGTCGTCCTTCTGGAACTGTACGCCGAGCCTCAGTTCGCGATTCACGTAGTTGGCCAGCACTTCATGGCGCATCGTCTGCGCCAGGCGATCCATCTCGACGAGAACTTCCTGCTCCGAAGCGCCCTCGAACGCCGGGCAGCGATAGCGCAGGCCGAGCAGCTTGCCGACATAGCCGAGGTGCGTCTCCAGAATCTGGCCGATGTTCATTCGGCTCGGAACGCCGAGCGGGTTCAAGATGATGTCCACCGGCGAGCCGTCCATCAGGAACGGCATATCCTCTTCCGGCACCACCCGCGAGATGACGCCCTTGTTGCCGTGGCGTCCCGCCATCTTGTCGCCGACCATCAGCTTGCGCTTCTGGGCGATGTAGACCTGGACGGTCATGTTCGTGCCGGCCGGCAGCTCGTCGCCGGGAAGCTGGTTCAGAGACTCATCGCAGCGATCGCAGAAAAGCCGATCGCGCTTTTTGGATTCCTTGTAAACGTGGCCACATCCGTTGCACTGGTACTTGTAGCGGCTGAAGACCTTTACGTCCACAACCGTTCCCTTTTCACCGTGCGGCAGCCTGAGCGATACGTCGCGGGTCTCTTCGGCCTTTTTGCCGAAGATCGCGATGATCAGCCGCTCTTCGGCGGTCATCTCGACCTGGCCCTTGGGCGCGACCTTTCCGACCAGGATGTCCTCCGGCCGAACCTCCGCGCCGACGCGCACGATGCCGTTCTCGTCGAGGTCCTTCAGGGCCTCTTCGCCGACGTTCGGGATGTCGCGGGTGATTTCTTCCGGTCCAAGCTTGGTGTCGACCGCCTCAGTCTCGTGGCGCTCGATGTGGATCGAGGTGAACACGTCGTCCTTCACCAGCCTCTCGCTGATGATGATCGCGTCTTCATAGTTGTAGCCGCCCCACGGCACGAAGGCAACGAGCACGTTCTTTCCAAGCGCAAGCTCGGATTGGTCCGTGCAAGGACCGTCCGCAAGCGGGTCGCCGGCGAGCACGTGCTGGCCAAGCTCCACAACGGGACGCTGCGTAAAGCAGGTCGACTTGTTCGACTGGAGCATGTGGATCAGCGGATACTTGTCCAGTTCTCCGGTCACCCGGCGAATCCTGATCTCGAGCGCGGTCACCATCTCGACGATTCCCGACTGGTGCGCCACAACCGCTGCGCCCGAGTCCACGGCCGCCGTGCGCTCATAGCCCGTGCAGACATAGGGCCGCTCGGCTCGAAGACAGGGGACCGCCTGACGCTGCATGTTCGCGCCCATCAGAGCACGGTTCGCGTCGTCGTTCTCAAGGAACGGGATGAGCGCCGTCGCCACTGAGACGATCTGCACCGGAGATACGTCCATCAAGCCGACTCGCTCCAGAGGAACGATCGGGTAGCTGGCGCCCGAATACTCCGCGCCGGCGCATCGAACCTGAAGCGTTGTTGCCAGGATCTTCTTGTTCTCGTCCGTGCGGGTGTCTGCCGGGGCGATCAGCATGCCCTCGTCTTCCTGAGCCGTCAGGTACACGATCTCCTCGGTTACGACGCCCTTCACCACGCGGCGGTAGGGGGTCATGATGAACCCGAACTCATCGACGCGGGCATGCGCCGTAAGCTGCGAGATCAGGCCGATGTTCGGTCCTTCTGGCGTTTCAATCGGGCAGATGCGACCGTAGTGCGAACGGTGGACGTCGCGAACTTCCAGCTTGGCGCTGGTTCGCTGGAGACCACCCGGTCCGAGCGAGGACAAACGACGCTTGTTCGTCAGCTCGCTGAGCGGGTTCGTCTGGTCCATGAACGTGCTGAGCTGGTTGCTGCTGAAGAAGCTCTTGATGGCGGCGCTGACCGGCTTGACCGAAAGGATGATTCCGGGAAGGAGGTTCTCCTGGTCGGTCGAGGTCATACGCTCTCGGGCGACCTTTTCCATGCGCACGAACCCAAGGCGAAGCTGGCTCTGCAGCAGCTCTCCGATGGAGCGCACGCGCTTGTTCTTCAGGTCGTCGATGTCGTCCCTTTCTGCCTCGCGCTTGACGTACGTTTCCATCTTGAGAAGGATTCCGCAGAGGTCTTCGGAGGTCAGGCAGCGACGGTCGAGCGGGATGTCCACGCCGAGCCGGTTATTGAGGAACCGCCGGCCGACCTTGCCCAGGTCGTAGCGCTTGACATCGAAGAAGAGGCCGTAGATGAGCTGCCGGGCAGCTTCCTCGTTTGCGGCTTCACCGGGGCGGAGCCGCTTGTAGATGTCAAGAACGGCTTCCTTCCAGTTGGAGGTGGGGTCCTGGTCGAGCGTGGCTTCCACCACGTCCGGCAGCGAAAGAACGGTCATCGTATCGAGTTCGAAAGACTCGATCAGCTTCGCGGTTTCGGGTTCGATGCGCTGAAGTCGCTTGAGCAACAGCTTGCCGTCCGGGCCCGAGAAATCTGCCGGCACACGCTTGCCGGTGATGTCTGCGGCCGTCGGCTTTTCGAGCTTGACCTCTCGGCCAAATACGAGCACGAGGTCGTCGTTCGAGCCCACAGGCGTGTCGCAAACCACCTTGGCGGTGCGCAGTTCTTCAGGGAGGCCATCAATGACGGCTTGGGTAAGGAAAGTCCCCACGTCAAGCAGCACTTCGCCGGTATCCGGATCGGCCAAAGGCTCGGCGAGTCGGCGGTGGATCGCGTTCGGCAGGGGGAGCCCCACGCGGACGCGGCCTTTCTCGAAGGCGCCAAGTGCCTTGATAAGCTGGGTGAGCGGGAGCTTCTTGGTCTGGCTGATCTGAGTTCGGACGACGTTGTGCGCGTCCGAATCGATCTCGAGCCAAGGGCCCTCGTTCGGAATGACGCGGGCGCTGATGACCATCTGCATCGAGCTGTCCACGCCCTCTTCGAAATAAAGGCCCGGAGATCGGGAAAGCTGCGAAACGATGACGCGCTCGCGGCCATTGATGATGAACGTGCCCTGGTCCGTCATCAAAGGCAGATCGCCAAGGTAAACCTCGGACTCGATCACTTCCCTGTCGCGGCCCCCAAAGCGCACAATCGCTTTGATCGGCGCCTCGAAGGTCATGTCGCGGTCGCGACATTCGCTGATCGAATATTTCGGCTCCCCTAGAGAAAAGCTATCGAGTTCGATATAATTGGTTTGTGTGAAGTCCCAGATTGGGCTGAACGTTGTGAAGAGTTCAGGCAGTCCTTCTTCGAGAAACCACTTGTAGCTGTTAAGTTGAAGTTCAATTAGATTCGGAACCTCGAGGAATCGGCCGATTCTCTTCGAAGTTGGCTGAATAACTCTCATCCAGACCTCCGGCAGTCTGCGCGAAAGTTCAATTTACCCGCTTTCGGGCGGCCCGTGTCAACGCTCAGGGCCCCTGTCTCGCCTTTTTCTCCACACACTGAGCTCGATCGTGATTCGGTGCCCACGGACCCACCTCTCCCCGCTGGGGAGAGGTCAGTGAGCTTGCGAACTGGGTGAGGGGTGACCGACGTTGTCAGCGGCTCCCTCCGTGACGTCGCCCCTGAACCGCACCGGCGCCTGGGCGAGCACCTCCGCCGTCGGCAGCCCCTCGGGAAACTCCGGCCACAGCTTCTTTCGTGCCAGAGGAAGCGGCAGCAGGCACGCCGCGAACCGGCGAAGTGCCGCCCGGCGGTCGCGATCGTGGCGGACCGCCGTCCAGGCGGCCCGAACCGCTTTCGCTTTTAGACCAAAGAGTGCGTAAAGCGCCGCGAGGTGCAGGCCGTGGCGGCCCATGTGCATTTGGATCGTCGCGCGATCCCTGCCGCCTGACAGCCACAGGTCCGTGTGCTCGAAGATCGCCTCGCGAATGCGCAGATCCTCCAGATAGACGCCGCGCTTCTTGAAGTGCGCTGCGCCCTCGTGGATACGCCAGTGGCTCAGGCGTTCGGGAGCGCAGCAGACCGGCCCTCGCGCCGCCCCTTGAAGCAGGGCGTACCAGTCGCCGCAGTACTTGAGAGTCGGCTCGAAGTAGGCATGCTCCCGGCGAAACATCACGCTCGAAGCGAGGATGTTGTTCTCCTCCAGCAGATTCGGCAGCACGTCCTGAAGCTCCGCGGTTGGCCAGTCCTTGTGGGGGTCCTGGGTCTGGTCCAGGTTCCCTTCCTCATCGGCGAACCAGCCGAGCGTGTAACAATAGGTGACATCCGGGTGCTGGTCGAGGAGCGCGAACTGTTTCTCCAGCTTGCCCGGCTCCCAGATGTCGTCGTCGTTGAGCACGGCGATCAGGTCTCCCTGCGAGAGCTCGACCGCGCGGTTCTCGGTGGGATAGGTGCCCAGGTTGCGCTCGTTCACGTGAACCTGGATGCGCGGATCGTCGAACGATCGCCACAGGTCCACGCTGCCATCGGTGCTGCCATCGTCGACGACGATCAGCTCCCAGTCCTGAAAGGTCTGCGCCAGAACCCCTTGCACGCACGCGGGGATATAGCGTGCGTGGTTGTAGCTGGGAACGATGATGGAGACTCTTGGGCTGGCCATCTGGGCAGTGAGAGTTTAGCTTGTGACGTCTCGTGAGAAGGCTACTGCTCGATGAGTACTTGGTGGCAGGACTGCCAGGAGTCCTCCAAATCCTCCAAATCCTCTGCCACTTCTGGATTTTGAGGACTTTGGGACTGGAGTTTCGCATGTGTAGGAGACGGCGTCTCGGGCATTGGGTGGGCGTGGACGCCTGAAGTCAACCACCTTTCTCGATCTGACGCCCAGACGTTCAACGCAAGGCTCTGGGACACAACCCACAAAGTGGGTAGACACACAACAAGTGGACTAAAGGCAGTTAGGGCTCACACAAGAAGGGGCCACGCAGTGGCCAGCCGCCCTCAAGGGCGCCAATAGGGGTTTGGAGGCAGCAGGCGAATACTGGATCCGGAAACTGTTCAAGGTCCCCTCCGACTTCAAAGGGGGCTCCTCCAAGGACAAGGACTGATATGCGCCGGTAGCCAAAAAGCTCGATCGTGAGTGCTGTTTTGGGTGGTACTTGCACATAGGTCGTCCCGCCTGTATTCTGCTGGAGGGATGTGCCTTTGAGGCTATGCGCACACTGTGCAGCAACGCCAAGCGAATAAAGCAACGGCGATTCCGAAAGGACCAAGCCTAAACCTTCGATGATCACGAAGGGGTCGAGGGACTCTCCATCTGCTTGTCGGATGAACGAGACTGTCCCAAGTAGCGTGCCTCAGCACGTGAATCAATCAGTTAAGTCGGAAGGCTCAACTGATAAGGCTAAACCAGGTACGTTCCCACCCCCGGGGCTGTCCGTGAACAGCCCCATTTTCACGGACTCCTTTTCTGAGGGCAGACCTCGTCGCTGAATTTCGACTTCTTCATGGTTCTTCCCAAGGGACGGGAGGACTACTCTTTCAGCGTCTTCAGATTCGGGGGGCAGACCACCTCCGTAGCGCTCCCGCCAGCGGTACAGCGTCTGCTCTGTGATCCCGTGGGAGCGGGCCACGCTGGCGATGCTGGCGCCCGCCTCGATCTCCTGGAGAACCTTGATGATCTGGTCCTCCGTGTACCTCTTTCCTCTGCTCATTTCGTCTCCTTGGTTGGAGACGGAAAACTCAAACTCGAGGCTGGTCAAATTTCGGAGAACCAGTCAAGACGGCCTCCTGCAGAATCCGAATGATCTACGGCTCGCTGAAGTTCGACGTCCTGATGGTTCGCGTTGACAGAGAACTACTATTGACGTGCTTTAGGCTTGAGAAGCAGACCAAGCTATTGTGACCCTCCGGCATGGCACCACCATAGAGAGGCGCTTGGAACTGAACTCGATAGCAGAACTAACTACGAAGACAAACATAACATACAGTACAACCACTACAACAAAGCCAGGCAAAACCTTCTTCCTGAGACGCACGAAGTCAACGTCCAAGTCGTTCACTGAAGGAAGCAACTTACGCGGGATGCGACCGAAACTAGCCCACATGAGCCAACAAAACGTTGGCCCAAGGACGGCGAACGCAAGGACCCCAGCATAGTTCGGAGTGTAGGTGCTACGCCCGGCTATTGTAACGATATAGACTGTCGGTATCGCGATGATGAATAGCAACGACATCGTTGTTACAAAGCTACTACACATAACAAGGGTCGCAACACGCAATGCAGACATTGTGGAGCTACTATGTTGCGCAATAGTGCGGTAACAAGCCCATGTTGGATAAAGGCAAGCGATCACGCCAAGGATCGCGAAATATCCAACAATAGAAAGCGCCGTAACAAATGCGCTAGAGACGGAATAGGGGTTCATAGTTACTCCACTCTTCCAATACCTTGTAGCGTTCTCGCATCAATAGCAGCAGCCTTGGTTACTCATAGTACGTGCCCCCGTTTGCCTTTCGTCCCCCGAAACCATTCAATGGCGACGGACGATAAGATGGAGATGGACCACTGGGAGGTAGCCATCTGGACCTACCAAAAAGCCACATGCTGGCTTCGTAGCAAACCGCCTCCCAATATGGTCCCTCTGGGCAGGGAGTGCCAAGCGGAATCCCATACCGGCAGCCGCTCTGTTCGGACATAATTCTACTCATCTTGCTGCTGGTCTCACCTAGAGAGGTGACGAGTGGACCGAACTCCCCCTCCATTCTCGTGCCAGGTCCGAGGCTAACACGTCCGCCTCTCGGAGTCGGCAGGAACAGGTGATCAACACGGTACCACTTTCCTTCAAACCTAAACCAATCAGCGTCGAAGCCGCAAGGAGTGCGTTCTCCTGTTCGAAGCACGACCACTTGGGATCGCTCCCGAGGATCGCCGAACTGTTCGCCAATCACGACAATATCTTGATTGGAACCATTCCTGACTATTCCGCCGAACGGAGGCTTGTGCGCGCGCGTGCCAAGTGCATCTATCCACGTTACTGGATTAGTCTGACAGTAGGCGTACGATGGTTGAATAGGCCATAGTGTATCCACTGTCATCCACCTGCCATAGCCCTGCTGATAAGTTCTGGCTCTGACGTAGGTTCTTGTGCTGGAATCACGGAAGTAGCCTAAGGTCCCGGCGAACTTGAAGGGAGTGGCGTTCGTTCCAGTCGAGGTCCGCATCTCTCCGTACGGCCAGTAAGTGTAGGTGTCGGTCTTGGTTTGAGAGCCATCTAGCAAAGCCACGGTGCTGCCAAGGGGATCGGGAACGTAGTCCCGCTCAGTCCCGTTTCTGATCTCAGAAACGATTTCACCGTCGATGGTGCAGTAATCGGTGACTGGCATGCCACACTCCGTTCGAGAAGACAATTCCTCGACCAAGTATACAGCAGCGGATCGCGGAAACAACCACGATTTGGCCAGAATAGCCATGTCGGCAGCGTCCTGACACTCTTGGGCGAAATCATGATCGATTGTGAGGCGATTCCTGGCCGGGCCGATTTCCGAAATGAAGCTAGCCGTGTACCGCCAGCTCTACAACGAGCAAAGGCCGCATTCGTCGCTTGGCTACCTGCCTCCGGCGGTGGCCGCCGCGCATCTTGCAGACTTCGGTCGGGCTACGCCCTCCCTTCGTCCGCAATCCGCCGTGTCAATATCAACGGAGGACTATTTCTAAGTTGTATTCAGAAATGGGGGCAGACCAAGTCTAAGGGGAACCTGTCACCAGGACGCGGGAATCTACAGTCATGAACGGCCTGCTTGTCCGAAAGCCAATCAGACCTATTTGAGCAACATTTGAACTTTTGCGCGAACTATGGCATCACCCACCATCAGATGCGCGCTTACACAGAGCGATATCGAAACAGCGCAACCAATGATAAGCGAAACCGCCAGCACACGATTTCGATGCAACACCCTTTTAACAACGCATCCTGCAAACAAGGCCGTATTTGCAGCCATCACAATCCAAATAGGCAGATAGGCCATGAGACCCCAAAGGAAAAGATCTCCGTTGTGTCTATTGCAATAGCTCTCTGCACTAGCGTGTATTTGGTCCCTGTACAACATTAGCAAGACCGGGAAAACGATGGTGCCCAATGCTATAGCCAGCAGGAGCCATCCCATGAATGGTCCACCCAAAGCGCGCTGTCCTATCTTTTTCATTTGCGTCTGCGGCAAGCCACCCTCCGGGTGGGGATACCTTCAACTCCTGGAACGGGGTGCCTTCCCGATAATCGGGATGCTCGTGGAGTCATCTCCCAACCTGCACACAACCAGATCATACTGCATGTCCCAAGCGATTCGGTCTCAGATGGGCTCTACCGGGCACCGGTCCACCTCGAACGGTCACGGAGGGAGGCACTCGTAGAATCGGTAGGAAGACCAAGACCAGTCGTCCGGCCTCTCACAGAGCCCTCTGGCGACAGGGTTACCATGGATGTAGGCGATGCTGGAGTAGATAGCCTTCGAACTCCACAGATTCCGGTCGTAGCCCTTGCCCTCCTGCCAGAACCGGGCCCTAACCCTGGCTTTCTCCACGACTCGTAGCTCTTGCAGCGTGGATGGGTTATGCTGTCGAAGCCAGGTGAGGGCCCGGAAGGCAGACTTCTGCTTGAAGCTCGAACGGATTCTCTCGATCGAGTAGGAGTCCTGAATGGGCTTTAGCAGGAGACGCACGTGCTCGGGCATCAGCACATAAGCCCAGACCTGAACGTCGAACTCCTGCCTCACCTCACCCAGCACGTCGAGCATGATCCTTCGGACTTCGTCATGCCGGATCAGTTGAAGCCTCTTGAAGCAGGATAGGGTGAGCTCGTGAGCATGTCCAGGTTCGTTCCAGTCCACCCTCTGGCCAAGCTCGATTTCCACGGTTGGATGTTACTTTCTCATCAAGAGGTAACTCCAATAACACCACCCATGAAGGGTGGAGGCACCCCCTACTTCCAATCACCCGGCATCCCCACCCGGAGCGTGGCTGGCCGCCGGGGCTTCTCACCTCCCGACTACCTCACTTATCCCAATCGTCGTCATGTTTCTCTTCGATGCAATCAACCGAGACTCGTCTTCAATTCTATCGTCCCCTGGCCACACCACAAGCACGGCCACCTTCAGTCCTTTGACACGATACACTGCGACGATTCCATCGGGTGCCCACGCTTTGCGTGGCCTCCAACGATCACCACTGACCTTCGTGTGACCTCTTGTTGTGTGGCTACCCCGATCATCGGGGTTGTCTCCCCAGCATGACGTTGAGAGGATGGCCACGCATCCATTGTACGCCGGTCCAGCCTCATTCCGGCTCCCAATACTGCTCCCAGACCCCAGATTCGCAGTTCGGCGGCTCGACTGGGCACCGGTC
This Armatimonadota bacterium DNA region includes the following protein-coding sequences:
- the rpoB gene encoding DNA-directed RNA polymerase subunit beta, with the translated sequence MRVIQPTSKRIGRFLEVPNLIELQLNSYKWFLEEGLPELFTTFSPIWDFTQTNYIELDSFSLGEPKYSISECRDRDMTFEAPIKAIVRFGGRDREVIESEVYLGDLPLMTDQGTFIINGRERVIVSQLSRSPGLYFEEGVDSSMQMVISARVIPNEGPWLEIDSDAHNVVRTQISQTKKLPLTQLIKALGAFEKGRVRVGLPLPNAIHRRLAEPLADPDTGEVLLDVGTFLTQAVIDGLPEELRTAKVVCDTPVGSNDDLVLVFGREVKLEKPTAADITGKRVPADFSGPDGKLLLKRLQRIEPETAKLIESFELDTMTVLSLPDVVEATLDQDPTSNWKEAVLDIYKRLRPGEAANEEAARQLIYGLFFDVKRYDLGKVGRRFLNNRLGVDIPLDRRCLTSEDLCGILLKMETYVKREAERDDIDDLKNKRVRSIGELLQSQLRLGFVRMEKVARERMTSTDQENLLPGIILSVKPVSAAIKSFFSSNQLSTFMDQTNPLSELTNKRRLSSLGPGGLQRTSAKLEVRDVHRSHYGRICPIETPEGPNIGLISQLTAHARVDEFGFIMTPYRRVVKGVVTEEIVYLTAQEDEGMLIAPADTRTDENKKILATTLQVRCAGAEYSGASYPIVPLERVGLMDVSPVQIVSVATALIPFLENDDANRALMGANMQRQAVPCLRAERPYVCTGYERTAAVDSGAAVVAHQSGIVEMVTALEIRIRRVTGELDKYPLIHMLQSNKSTCFTQRPVVELGQHVLAGDPLADGPCTDQSELALGKNVLVAFVPWGGYNYEDAIIISERLVKDDVFTSIHIERHETEAVDTKLGPEEITRDIPNVGEEALKDLDENGIVRVGAEVRPEDILVGKVAPKGQVEMTAEERLIIAIFGKKAEETRDVSLRLPHGEKGTVVDVKVFSRYKYQCNGCGHVYKESKKRDRLFCDRCDESLNQLPGDELPAGTNMTVQVYIAQKRKLMVGDKMAGRHGNKGVISRVVPEEDMPFLMDGSPVDIILNPLGVPSRMNIGQILETHLGYVGKLLGLRYRCPAFEGASEQEVLVEMDRLAQTMRHEVLANYVNRELRLGVQFQKDDAIDTMFERIQAQLHTLDEEGLERVSRILSGPAVKSVEELLAVDPEEFVSEDAEFIGEEGEEAPAPKAPGKPHKAGKEVYATIRDRIEHNAFRRAGIDPASCKSLLRDGMTGDVMPNPITVGIIYMLKLEHLAEEKIHARSIGPYSLVTQQPLGGKAQFGGQRFGEMEVWALEAYGAAYTLQELLTIKSDDVMGRVKAYESIVKGESIQEPGIPESFKILVNELRSLCLKVTVEDKANKELPLKDLDELGSGEDVRLARSVGFFN
- a CDS encoding glycosyltransferase family 2 protein encodes the protein MASPRVSIIVPSYNHARYIPACVQGVLAQTFQDWELIVVDDGSTDGSVDLWRSFDDPRIQVHVNERNLGTYPTENRAVELSQGDLIAVLNDDDIWEPGKLEKQFALLDQHPDVTYCYTLGWFADEEGNLDQTQDPHKDWPTAELQDVLPNLLEENNILASSVMFRREHAYFEPTLKYCGDWYALLQGAARGPVCCAPERLSHWRIHEGAAHFKKRGVYLEDLRIREAIFEHTDLWLSGGRDRATIQMHMGRHGLHLAALYALFGLKAKAVRAAWTAVRHDRDRRAALRRFAACLLPLPLARKKLWPEFPEGLPTAEVLAQAPVRFRGDVTEGAADNVGHPSPSSQAH
- a CDS encoding transposase, whose protein sequence is MSRGKRYTEDQIIKVLQEIEAGASIASVARSHGITEQTLYRWRERYGGGLPPESEDAERVVLPSLGKNHEEVEIQRRGLPSEKESVKMGLFTDSPGGGNVPGLALSVEPSDLTD
- a CDS encoding transposase, translating into MRRFLAGPISEMKLAVYRQLYNEQRPHSSLGYLPPAVAAAHLADFGRATPSLRPQSAVSISTEDYF
- a CDS encoding transposase; protein product: MEIELGQRVDWNEPGHAHELTLSCFKRLQLIRHDEVRRIMLDVLGEVRQEFDVQVWAYVLMPEHVRLLLKPIQDSYSIERIRSSFKQKSAFRALTWLRQHNPSTLQELRVVEKARVRARFWQEGKGYDRNLWSSKAIYSSIAYIHGNPVARGLCERPDDWSWSSYRFYECLPP